The Anopheles gambiae chromosome 2, idAnoGambNW_F1_1, whole genome shotgun sequence genomic sequence TTCAATCAGGCCGTCCGGTTAGTATAtgtgatcgatcgatcaagTCTACTGTGACCTACTCGTTCTCTACTTATCAAACGCATTCTACATTAACCGCTAAAAAAGACTTTTTACGTCGTCGTAGTAGTTAGCAGCCGTCACACGCTAGCCTCGTTTACACATCTACATCAATTATTCTAGTAGCGAGTCCTCGTATTGGCAGTCTTCCACCATCTCGTCGGTCCATCTCTAGCATACACATCTGAAGTccttccctgtttttttttcgtcttatTTTCGAACGAGAAGAGGACAAGGATCAAGCTTTTGCCTCAGCTAAGTACACAAACTCACGTGAACTGATGGCCACCTTGCTGTACGTGTTAAGTAAATGTCCTCCACCTCACTCATCTCACACCCCTCTTTCCAATGCTTCGTCTTTCTTTGGCTTGGTCGGATCTCGCGAgaaccctcctcctcctgcttccCTTTCAGCGTCTCTCACAGCCGCATCAATGCCGGCGCCGGCCGTAACCGGTGCGCTCAGTCGGCGGGGACCACCGGGGCGGGGTCCGCCTCCGGTGTCGACGGCCCTAGGCCAGCTGCATCTTCTTGCAGTTGCACAGCCACTTGATGATGCGCGCGTTACGCTCGATGATCGACGGCGGTTCGCTGGTGCGGTAGAGTGGGGCCGGACCCGCCCCACCTAGCAGTGGCACACCGCCATCCGCCTGTCCACCGACGCCCGGCtgtccgacggctccaacggcacCGACCAACAGCTGCGAAGCGGGCGCAGCTCCACCCGCTCCCGGCCCGTTCGCCGTTTCCGTACTGTCCGGCAGTTTGGTCGAATCGATGGTCGAGACGTCCGAGAAGAAGACGGCACTGGACTCGTCGGAATCAGCGCCACcgccactgccaccaccacccggtgtaccaccaccaccaccagtagAGCAATCGTCCGAAAGGCGATGGATGTCCGAGGACGCCGAATTGTGATGGTGTGCGGTGCTGTGGTGATGGTACGAGCCGGAGGATCGGCGCTGCAGCGAACCTCCCTTCGGCGCGATGTACCGATCGTACGTTTCCTCGTCCAGCCCGAGCCGGTCGAAGAACCGCTCCAGCTGGGTGAGGCTGTCCGAGCGCGAGCGCTGCTGCTTCTCGAGCTGCTGCTCCCGGTCCCGCTCGCGGTCCCGTTCACGATCACGCTCGCGCTCACGATCGGCACGTCGCTCGCGATGGTGGTCCCGCACATCGGCCGCCGCGACCGGCAGCAGGGtagttcgctcgggctgcgaaCGGTTCCAGTAACGATCGCTGATATCGCTCTTGGAGCGCAAGATCGGACGACGATCGTCGTCCACCATGGGTCCACCAGCGACCGCACCGGCACTGGCACTCGAACCCGGTCCACCACCGCCCGGTCCGCACCGGCCACCGGACGACGGTGACGGATTGCTGACGGCCGACTGGCGTCCGCTGCGGTTCTTGAAGCGCAAACACTTCTGCCGCTTGAACGTACCGAGCGGTGGGCTGAGATCGAGCTGGGCCTGCTCCGGGGGCGACAGTGGGGAAACGGGCGATAGCGGTGACATGGGCGGGTTCTTGTAGTACTTCCTGCCACGCTCGTCGTAGTACTTGGCGTGCTGGCTTTTCgacagctgctgctgatggtgttgctgttgctgttgatgctgttgctgctgctgctgctgctgctgttgaagtTGATGCTGCTTCTCGCTGTAGCCGTCCTGGAACGCTTCCGGCACCTCCGGTGTGGTGAAGTTGAGCAGACAGTCCGCCTCCTCTCGGATCTTCGCCCGACACTCGATGCAGTCGTAGCGCAGTGGAGGAATGCCGTACGCGTAGTACGAGTTGCCGCTGTGCTGGGTCGAGGAGCCACTGTCCCGCCGATAGTCGCCGAGCATCATCATCGAGTCTTGCCGGTCCCCTTGCGATGACAGCGTGTGCTGCTGCgaatggtgctgctgttggtagtgctgttgctgtgaatgatgctgctgctgctgctgcatcattATTTGGGAGTGTGGAAGATGGGACAGCTGGTGATGGCTTGATTGGTGCTGCTGtgaatgttgttgctgttgctgctgctgcttgcagcACGGTTCACTGTGGTGCGTGTAGTGACCCGAGGATCCGCCCGAATCACGGTTGAAGGAGCTGCCGGAACGGTTCGACCGATTGCCCCGGCTGCAGCAGCTGAGCGCCTCCGAGTGTGGCGAATGCCGGCTGCTCTGCGAGTGCAGGTCCGGCAGCGACTTGTGGCTGTTTATGTTGTACGATTGCGTTGGAGAGTAGTCCGACTCGTCGGTCGGATGATGCCCGGAGCCCGGCACCACGGCCTGCGAGTGCGAGTACGATCGTTGGTAGTTGTAGCGgctgcaagaaaaaaagatcGTTTTTTAGAAGCATTCAAAGCGAAATCATAATGCGCAAGCCTACCTGTGGCCGCCTCCCATCGAATGTTTACCCTCAGGGGAAccaccgtgctgctgctgttgttgctgctgctgttgctgctcggcGTACTCAGCCGGTGGACTGATGGCACGGTAATCATCGGTCAGCACCAGACTGTCGTGCAGCCCGCCGTACAGATAGAGATCGTCATCGCCGCCCGGGTGCGGAGGCAGGGACTGCGGCGATAAGAACGCACTTGGGAAGAACACGGACACG encodes the following:
- the LOC5667157 gene encoding homeotic protein female sterile, with the translated sequence MAAVVYGNSPRHSSRHHQGHLLSQHSPYHTQSSNAGQHHSLPPPPGHHSSHHTLSSVSPPSQIITPPTSYLSTATTAISSQQQQQSSVQQQSQPAYYHHHHSQSVSLPPQHAQTLSSYHQLRSSKRKSAVELLAESKPFYVKSETVLDRQQQLLNKRSSAGGGSGSGGGSGGSSGGGGGGSQQSRSDGAQCGSTGTLSGSYMVSPSRTLPSSAVSQALQQQVQQQQQQQQQRSTNRRSASSGSDLLQTKLRKLLNAADSKETIMPPAGDVGLINSKYGQPLETSYIGTGMVGGGGGGDSLDDIGYIQPPKNYQQQLTVHPEQPSDVSVFFPSAFLSPQSLPPHPGGDDDLYLYGGLHDSLVLTDDYRAISPPAEYAEQQQQQQQQQQHGGSPEGKHSMGGGHSRYNYQRSYSHSQAVVPGSGHHPTDESDYSPTQSYNINSHKSLPDLHSQSSRHSPHSEALSCCSRGNRSNRSGSSFNRDSGGSSGHYTHHSEPCCKQQQQQQQHSQQHQSSHHQLSHLPHSQIMMQQQQQHHSQQQHYQQQHHSQQHTLSSQGDRQDSMMMLGDYRRDSGSSTQHSGNSYYAYGIPPLRYDCIECRAKIREEADCLLNFTTPEVPEAFQDGYSEKQHQLQQQQQQQQQQHQQQQQHHQQQLSKSQHAKYYDERGRKYYKNPPMSPLSPVSPLSPPEQAQLDLSPPLGTFKRQKCLRFKNRSGRQSAVSNPSPSSGGRCGPGGGGPGSSASAGAVAGGPMVDDDRRPILRSKSDISDRYWNRSQPERTTLLPVAAADVRDHHRERRADRERERDRERDRERDREQQLEKQQRSRSDSLTQLERFFDRLGLDEETYDRYIAPKGGSLQRRSSGSYHHHSTAHHHNSASSDIHRLSDDCSTGGGGGTPGGGGSGGGADSDESSAVFFSDVSTIDSTKLPDSTETANGPGAGGAAPASQLLVGAVGAVGQPGVGGQADGGVPLLGGAGPAPLYRTSEPPSIIERNARIIKWLCNCKKMQLA